From the Streptomyces pluripotens genome, one window contains:
- a CDS encoding metallopeptidase family protein: MRGPIAPPQVPLAASRAEVFADLVRDSVERLERRWPQLAEIDFLVLEVPRLEGQGNRAAWSDEAVPLGGVVPARDGRRARVVVYRRPVELRTKGRDERAALVHEVVVEQVAELLGLTPETVDPRYGED; the protein is encoded by the coding sequence ATGCGGGGGCCTATCGCACCGCCTCAGGTGCCGTTGGCGGCCAGCCGTGCCGAGGTGTTCGCGGATCTGGTACGGGACTCCGTGGAGCGCCTTGAGCGGCGATGGCCGCAGCTGGCAGAGATCGATTTCCTCGTGCTGGAGGTACCCCGGCTGGAGGGGCAGGGGAACCGGGCGGCGTGGAGCGATGAGGCCGTACCGCTCGGTGGAGTCGTCCCCGCGCGGGACGGACGCCGGGCTCGGGTAGTCGTGTACCGGCGGCCTGTGGAGCTCCGGACCAAGGGGCGGGACGAACGGGCCGCTCTGGTGCACGAGGTGGTGGTGGAGCAGGTGGCGGAGTTGCTCGGGCTCACACCGGAGACGGTGGATCCCCGGTACGGAGAGGACTAG
- the ahcY gene encoding adenosylhomocysteinase, whose product MTTVDNRQDFKVADLSLAEFGRKEITLAEHEMPGLMALREEHAGARPLAGARITGSLHMTVQTAVLIETLVALGAEVRWASCNIFSTQDHAAAAVAVGPQGTPKEPQGVPVFAWKGETLEEYWWCTEQALTWPGSATSGPNMILDDGGDATLLVHKGVEYEKAGEVPAVESAESDEHRVILRLLHRTLGENPQKWTQLASEIRGVTEETTTGVHRLYEMQREGSLLFPAINVNDAVTKSKFDNKYGCRHSLVDGINRATDVLIGGKTAVVCGYGDVGKGCAESLRGQGARVIVTEIDPICALQAAMDGYQVTTLDEVVETADIFITTTGNKDIILAADMTRMKHQAIVGNIGHFDNEIDMAGLAAVPGIVKDEVKPQVHTWTFPDGKKIIVLSEGRLLNLGNATGHPSFVMSNSFADQTLAQIELFTKPDAYPIGVYTLPKHLDEKVARLHLDALGVKLTRLRPEQAAYIGVEVEGPYKPDHYRY is encoded by the coding sequence ATGACGACTGTCGACAACCGACAGGACTTCAAGGTCGCCGATCTGTCGCTGGCCGAGTTCGGCCGTAAGGAGATCACTCTCGCCGAGCACGAGATGCCGGGTCTGATGGCGCTCCGTGAGGAGCATGCCGGGGCGCGGCCGCTGGCCGGGGCCCGGATCACCGGTTCGCTGCATATGACGGTGCAGACGGCGGTTTTGATCGAGACCCTGGTCGCGCTCGGTGCGGAGGTGCGCTGGGCGTCGTGCAACATCTTCTCCACGCAGGACCACGCCGCCGCGGCTGTTGCGGTCGGTCCGCAGGGGACGCCAAAGGAGCCGCAGGGCGTTCCAGTGTTCGCTTGGAAGGGCGAGACGCTAGAGGAGTACTGGTGGTGCACGGAGCAGGCGCTGACCTGGCCGGGTAGTGCCACGAGTGGTCCGAACATGATCCTGGACGACGGCGGGGACGCCACTCTGCTCGTCCACAAGGGTGTGGAGTACGAGAAGGCCGGTGAGGTGCCGGCGGTGGAGTCCGCGGAGTCGGACGAGCACCGTGTCATCCTCCGGTTGCTGCACCGCACCCTGGGGGAGAATCCGCAGAAGTGGACGCAGTTGGCGTCGGAGATCCGTGGTGTGACGGAGGAGACCACGACGGGTGTCCACCGTTTGTATGAGATGCAGCGTGAGGGTTCTCTGCTGTTCCCGGCGATCAATGTCAATGACGCGGTGACGAAGTCGAAGTTCGACAACAAGTACGGTTGCCGACATTCGCTGGTCGACGGCATCAACCGGGCCACCGATGTTCTGATCGGCGGTAAGACGGCGGTGGTGTGCGGTTACGGCGACGTGGGCAAGGGGTGTGCGGAGTCGCTGCGCGGACAGGGCGCGCGGGTGATCGTGACCGAGATCGACCCGATCTGTGCGCTGCAGGCAGCGATGGACGGTTACCAGGTCACGACCCTCGACGAGGTTGTCGAGACGGCCGACATCTTCATCACGACGACCGGGAACAAGGACATCATCCTTGCCGCGGACATGACGCGGATGAAGCACCAGGCGATCGTGGGCAATATCGGTCACTTCGACAACGAGATCGATATGGCGGGCCTGGCCGCTGTTCCGGGGATCGTCAAGGACGAGGTCAAGCCGCAGGTGCACACCTGGACGTTCCCGGACGGTAAGAAGATCATCGTGCTGTCGGAGGGCCGTCTGCTCAACCTGGGCAACGCCACCGGTCATCCCTCGTTCGTGATGTCCAATTCCTTCGCGGACCAGACGCTGGCCCAGATCGAGCTGTTCACCAAGCCGGATGCTTATCCGATCGGCGTGTACACGCTGCCCAAGCACCTGGACGAGAAGGTGGCTCGGCTCCACTTGGACGCCCTGGGTGTGAAGCTCACCCGACTGCGTCCGGAGCAGGCGGCGTACATCGGCGTGGAGGTCGAGGGCCCGTACAAGCCCGACCACTACCGCTACTGA
- a CDS encoding RDD family protein gives MSELVTGEAVALELRPARLPSRTLAVLLDLVATVVAYIFVTLVLVATTSSLDRAAQTALSIASFLLVLIGGPIAVETLSHGRSLGKLAFGLRVVRDDGGPIRFRHALVRGAIGVVEILMTFGVVACIASLVSERGRRLGDVFAGTLVVHERIPAARTGFVPPPPPWLAGRFAGLDLSAVPDGLWLAVRQYLTRTQQLDPQVSAGLAQQLATDLAARTGAAVPPGIPPAAFLAAVVHERQSREARQAFHGGVFAPPVTQPPSTPAGYQPPAGAAPQGSVHPEQADGSARQPESLPRSQTLHAPVAPQPESPITPAVSQRDVVPADRPATGFAPPV, from the coding sequence GTGAGTGAGCTGGTGACGGGCGAGGCGGTGGCGCTCGAACTGCGCCCCGCAAGACTGCCGAGCAGAACGCTGGCCGTGCTGCTCGATCTGGTGGCGACCGTGGTCGCCTACATCTTCGTGACTTTGGTGCTGGTGGCGACGACCTCGTCTCTGGACAGAGCCGCACAGACGGCACTGTCCATCGCGAGCTTCCTGCTGGTACTCATCGGCGGCCCCATCGCGGTGGAGACGCTCAGCCACGGACGTTCCCTGGGGAAGCTGGCGTTCGGGCTGCGAGTGGTGCGCGACGACGGCGGACCGATCCGGTTCCGGCACGCATTGGTGCGGGGTGCGATCGGTGTGGTCGAGATCCTGATGACGTTCGGAGTGGTGGCCTGCATCGCCTCCCTGGTGTCGGAGCGAGGGCGCCGGCTCGGGGATGTGTTTGCGGGCACCCTGGTCGTACACGAGCGGATACCCGCCGCACGGACCGGTTTCGTCCCACCTCCGCCGCCGTGGCTTGCCGGCAGGTTCGCCGGACTGGATCTGTCGGCGGTCCCGGACGGGCTGTGGCTGGCCGTCCGGCAGTACCTGACGCGGACGCAGCAGCTCGATCCCCAGGTTTCCGCGGGTCTGGCACAGCAACTCGCGACCGATCTAGCGGCCCGTACGGGGGCCGCAGTGCCACCGGGAATCCCCCCGGCTGCCTTCCTGGCGGCCGTGGTGCACGAACGGCAGTCCCGGGAGGCCCGGCAGGCGTTCCACGGCGGCGTTTTCGCCCCGCCGGTGACGCAGCCCCCTTCCACGCCGGCCGGGTATCAGCCTCCGGCCGGGGCAGCGCCGCAGGGTTCCGTGCACCCCGAACAGGCCGACGGCTCGGCCCGGCAGCCGGAATCGCTCCCCCGGTCGCAAACCCTCCACGCACCGGTGGCACCACAACCGGAGTCACCGATCACACCGGCGGTGTCCCAGCGGGACGTTGTGCCGGCTGACCGCCCCGCCACGGGCTTCGCACCGCCGGTCTGA
- a CDS encoding cation diffusion facilitator family transporter, with protein MSASGGTKAIVAALGANLAIAASKFVAFAFSGSSSMLAEGVHSLADSGNQFLLLIGGKRARREATPQHPFGYGRERFIYAFLVSIVLFSVGGMFAIYEGYEKIRHPHELNHWYWPVGVLAFAALAEGFSFRTAIKESNELRGSLSWAQFIRRAKAPELPVVLLEDFGALIGLVLALGGVGLSVLTGDGIWDGIGTMCIGVLLVLIALVLAAETKSLLLGEGAGTGEVRKIQEAIVDGDTVTRVIHLRTLHLGPEELLVAAKIAVQHDDTAAEVANAINAAEARIRAAVPIARVIYLEPDIYSEVEAARGPDPEATPGGPNPQTAGH; from the coding sequence ATGAGCGCGTCAGGCGGCACCAAGGCGATCGTGGCGGCACTCGGCGCCAACCTCGCGATCGCGGCATCGAAGTTCGTGGCGTTCGCGTTCAGCGGCTCCTCCTCGATGCTCGCCGAGGGCGTCCACTCGCTCGCCGACTCCGGCAACCAGTTCCTGCTGTTGATCGGGGGCAAGCGCGCCCGCCGTGAGGCCACCCCGCAACACCCCTTCGGCTACGGTCGCGAGCGTTTCATCTACGCCTTCCTCGTCTCCATCGTCCTCTTCTCGGTCGGCGGTATGTTCGCCATCTACGAGGGCTACGAGAAGATTCGCCACCCGCACGAACTCAACCACTGGTACTGGCCGGTGGGCGTCCTCGCCTTCGCGGCCCTCGCCGAGGGATTCTCTTTCCGCACGGCCATCAAGGAGTCCAACGAACTGCGCGGCTCGCTCTCCTGGGCGCAGTTCATCCGTCGGGCCAAGGCCCCCGAACTGCCCGTCGTGCTGCTGGAGGACTTCGGCGCGCTCATCGGTCTGGTCCTCGCCCTCGGCGGTGTCGGCCTCTCCGTGCTCACCGGCGACGGCATCTGGGACGGCATCGGCACCATGTGCATCGGTGTCCTCCTGGTCCTCATCGCCCTCGTCCTGGCAGCCGAGACCAAGTCGCTGCTGCTCGGCGAGGGCGCGGGAACCGGCGAGGTGCGAAAGATCCAAGAGGCGATCGTCGACGGCGATACCGTCACCCGTGTCATCCACCTGCGCACGCTGCACCTCGGCCCCGAGGAACTGCTGGTCGCCGCCAAGATCGCCGTCCAGCACGATGACACGGCCGCCGAGGTGGCGAACGCCATCAACGCCGCTGAGGCCCGCATCCGTGCCGCTGTTCCCATCGCCCGCGTCATCTATCTGGAACCCGACATCTACAGCGAGGTCGAGGCGGCGAGGGGCCCAGACCCCGAGGCGACCCCCGGCGGCCCGAATCCACAAACCGCCGGGCACTGA
- a CDS encoding DUF5719 family protein, with protein sequence MNRTTLSLIAGTTALAAVTAFAAFDTPAASDVSAPRAAAQLPVARTSLLCPAPSISDVAETSYTSFTPVTKGTTDSGKARLQPAVGQSADATGGSQKDQKGKSTKKTADQPVLTPKAPGTPATGDTSGADAPALVGTAEGKFAPGWTVQETTEVAVGTGRGLQGVNCTAGDTEFWFPGASTAPSRTDYVHLTNPDDSAAVVDIELYGKDGVIKSPLGEDLTVKPHASEPILLSTLTDEHQTDLTVHVSVRSGRVGAAVQALDDKAGGDWLAAAADPAGSLVLPGIPKDATDVRLVAFTPRDDDADLKVRLASPDGLITPAGNETVHVKSGMTTAVDLGDVTRGEAGSLVLTPTDRTVPVVAALRVVRGKGSNQETAFIPATVPVGTRATAADNSAKGTTLALTAPTATATVKVTASAGSEGGTAVTKTYTIKSGTTQNIDAPTPSGLKGTYALTVESVSGGPVYASRMLAATEAGVPGFTIQTLPDDRAMVAVPKTDEDVSVVQN encoded by the coding sequence GTGAACCGCACCACCCTGTCTCTGATCGCCGGCACCACTGCCCTCGCCGCCGTCACCGCGTTTGCCGCGTTCGACACACCGGCCGCGTCTGACGTTTCCGCCCCGAGAGCTGCCGCCCAACTACCGGTGGCGCGCACCAGCTTGCTGTGTCCGGCACCGAGCATCTCGGACGTCGCGGAGACGTCGTACACGTCGTTCACACCGGTCACGAAGGGCACCACGGACAGCGGAAAGGCCCGGCTCCAACCCGCAGTCGGGCAGTCGGCGGACGCCACGGGCGGCTCCCAGAAGGACCAGAAGGGCAAGTCCACCAAGAAGACGGCGGACCAGCCGGTGCTCACGCCGAAGGCACCCGGCACGCCGGCCACCGGTGACACCTCCGGCGCCGACGCGCCTGCGCTCGTCGGCACTGCCGAGGGGAAGTTCGCGCCCGGCTGGACCGTCCAGGAGACCACCGAGGTCGCCGTGGGCACCGGCCGCGGTCTCCAGGGCGTCAACTGCACGGCCGGGGACACCGAGTTCTGGTTCCCCGGTGCCAGCACTGCCCCCAGCCGCACCGACTACGTGCACCTGACCAACCCCGACGACTCCGCGGCCGTCGTCGACATCGAGCTGTACGGCAAGGACGGCGTGATCAAGTCCCCGCTGGGGGAGGACCTCACCGTCAAGCCGCATGCGAGCGAGCCGATCCTGCTCTCCACGCTCACCGATGAACACCAGACCGACCTGACCGTGCACGTCAGCGTGCGCAGCGGGCGGGTCGGAGCGGCGGTGCAGGCCCTGGACGACAAGGCTGGTGGGGACTGGCTGGCTGCAGCCGCTGACCCGGCCGGCAGCCTGGTCCTTCCCGGCATCCCCAAGGACGCCACCGACGTCCGCCTGGTCGCCTTCACGCCCAGGGACGATGACGCCGACCTGAAGGTCCGTCTGGCCTCGCCGGACGGCCTGATCACCCCGGCGGGGAATGAGACCGTGCACGTCAAGTCCGGCATGACGACCGCGGTCGACCTGGGCGACGTCACCCGCGGGGAGGCCGGCTCCCTGGTCCTCACCCCCACCGACCGGACGGTTCCGGTGGTCGCGGCACTGCGCGTCGTCCGTGGCAAGGGCAGTAACCAGGAGACGGCCTTCATCCCGGCCACCGTTCCGGTCGGCACGCGCGCGACTGCGGCCGACAACAGTGCCAAGGGCACGACCCTCGCCCTGACCGCGCCCACCGCCACCGCCACGGTCAAGGTCACCGCCTCGGCGGGCAGTGAGGGCGGCACCGCTGTGACGAAGACCTACACGATCAAGTCCGGCACCACCCAGAACATCGACGCCCCGACGCCGTCCGGACTGAAGGGCACCTACGCCTTGACCGTGGAATCGGTCTCCGGAGGCCCCGTCTACGCCTCCCGCATGTTGGCGGCCACCGAGGCTGGTGTCCCCGGCTTCACCATTCAGACCCTCCCGGACGACCGGGCCATGGTCGCGGTACCGAAGACGGACGAGGACGTGTCGGTGGTGCAGAACTAG
- a CDS encoding Trm112 family protein, whose translation MPLEAGLLEILACPACHAPLKEQDTELICTGEDCGLAYPVRDGIPVLLVDEARQPE comes from the coding sequence ATGCCGCTCGAAGCCGGCCTCCTGGAGATCCTCGCCTGCCCGGCCTGCCACGCCCCCCTCAAGGAACAGGACACCGAGCTGATCTGCACGGGTGAGGACTGCGGCCTGGCCTACCCCGTGCGTGACGGCATCCCGGTCCTCCTCGTCGACGAGGCCCGCCAGCCGGAGTGA
- a CDS encoding phosphomannomutase/phosphoglucomutase, with protein sequence MTADLSQIVKAYDVRGVVPDQWDESLAELFGAAFTEVTGATAIVVGHDMRPSSPGLSRAFARGAAYRGADVTEIGLCSTDQLYYASGALNLPGAMFTASHNPAQYNGIKMCRAGAAPVGQDTGLSQIRELVEKWLASGAPEPVAEPGNLATRETLEDYAAHLRSLVDLTAIRPLKVVVDAGNGMGGHTVPTVFAGLPLTLVPMYFELDGTFPNHEANPLDPANLVDLQKRVPAEGADLGIAFDGDADRCFVVDEHGDPVSPSAVTALVAARELARNGGKGTIIHNLITSRTVPEVVRENGGAPVRTRVGHSFIKAEMARTGAIFGGEHSAHYYFRDFWNADTGMLAALHILAALGGQDGPLSTLVAQYDRYTGSGEINSTVADQTARLAAIRAAYEGRADVTLDDLDGLTVAAADWWFNVRPSNTEPLLRLNAEAEDEATMTRIRDEALAIIRA encoded by the coding sequence GTGACTGCTGATCTGTCGCAGATCGTGAAGGCGTACGACGTACGCGGAGTGGTCCCGGACCAGTGGGACGAGTCATTGGCCGAACTGTTCGGTGCGGCCTTCACGGAGGTGACGGGCGCGACAGCGATCGTCGTCGGCCACGACATGCGGCCCTCGTCCCCCGGTCTCTCCCGCGCCTTCGCGCGCGGCGCCGCGTACCGTGGCGCGGACGTCACCGAGATCGGATTGTGTTCCACGGACCAGCTGTACTACGCCTCGGGCGCACTGAACCTGCCCGGCGCGATGTTCACGGCCTCCCACAACCCGGCCCAGTACAACGGCATCAAGATGTGTCGCGCGGGAGCCGCCCCGGTCGGCCAGGACACCGGCCTCTCGCAGATCCGCGAACTGGTCGAGAAGTGGTTGGCGTCGGGTGCCCCGGAGCCGGTCGCCGAGCCCGGGAACCTCGCCACCCGCGAGACGCTGGAGGACTACGCGGCACATCTGCGCTCCCTGGTCGACCTCACCGCCATCCGTCCGCTCAAGGTCGTGGTCGACGCGGGCAACGGCATGGGCGGACACACGGTGCCCACGGTCTTCGCCGGTCTGCCTCTGACCCTGGTTCCGATGTACTTCGAACTGGACGGCACCTTCCCGAACCACGAAGCCAACCCGCTCGACCCGGCCAACCTCGTGGACCTTCAGAAGCGGGTCCCGGCTGAGGGCGCCGACCTCGGCATCGCTTTCGACGGTGACGCGGACCGCTGCTTCGTCGTCGACGAGCACGGCGATCCGGTCTCCCCGTCCGCGGTTACCGCGCTGGTCGCCGCGCGCGAGTTGGCCCGCAACGGCGGCAAGGGCACGATCATCCACAACCTCATCACCTCCCGCACCGTCCCGGAGGTTGTGCGGGAGAACGGTGGCGCCCCGGTCCGCACCCGTGTCGGGCACTCCTTCATCAAGGCCGAGATGGCCCGCACCGGCGCCATCTTCGGCGGGGAGCACTCCGCCCACTACTACTTCAGGGACTTCTGGAACGCCGACACGGGCATGCTGGCCGCCCTGCACATCCTCGCGGCCCTCGGTGGCCAGGACGGCCCGCTGTCCACCCTGGTCGCCCAGTACGACCGTTACACGGGTTCCGGCGAGATCAACTCCACCGTCGCCGACCAGACCGCCCGCCTCGCCGCGATCCGTGCCGCGTACGAGGGCCGCGCGGACGTCACCCTCGACGACCTCGACGGCCTCACGGTCGCCGCAGCCGACTGGTGGTTCAACGTCCGCCCCTCCAACACGGAGCCGCTGCTCCGCCTGAACGCGGAGGCCGAGGACGAGGCGACGATGACCAGGATCAGGGACGAGGCCCTGGCGATCATCAGGGCCTGA
- the manA gene encoding mannose-6-phosphate isomerase, class I encodes MDRLDNAIRPYAWGSPTAIPHLLGVEPTGEPQAEMWMGAHPGAPSRTARGTLVEVIEADPEHELGARAVAKFGPRLPFLLKILAAGAPLSLQVHPNLKQAGEGYAEEERRGIPANAPHRNYKDANHKPELICALTELDGLCGFRDPVLTAELLDGLGVDSLKPYVDLLHAHPEDAALREVLTAILTADREEMAHTVAEAVAACTRLGGDYAPYAYLAHHHPGDPGVIAAMLLNLVRLQPGEALFLGAGIPHAYLSGLGVEIMANSDNVLRCGLTPKHIDVPELLRVVRFEADDAAVLRPEASPEGEEVYDTPIDEFRLSRWVLPEGGAAHDVTRDTPQILLCTAGSVLAGEHELSPGQSVFVPAGERAEVSGAGTVFRATVIV; translated from the coding sequence ATGGACCGCCTCGACAACGCCATCCGCCCCTACGCCTGGGGTTCCCCCACCGCCATACCGCACCTCCTCGGCGTCGAGCCGACCGGCGAACCGCAGGCGGAGATGTGGATGGGCGCGCACCCGGGCGCGCCCTCGCGCACCGCACGCGGGACGCTCGTCGAGGTGATCGAGGCCGACCCGGAGCACGAGCTCGGCGCTCGTGCGGTCGCCAAGTTCGGCCCCCGCCTGCCGTTCCTGCTCAAGATCCTCGCCGCCGGAGCACCCCTGTCCCTCCAGGTGCACCCCAACCTGAAGCAGGCCGGGGAGGGATACGCCGAAGAGGAGCGGCGCGGGATCCCCGCAAACGCCCCGCACCGCAACTACAAGGACGCCAACCACAAACCCGAACTGATCTGCGCGCTCACTGAGCTTGACGGCCTGTGCGGCTTCCGGGACCCCGTCCTGACCGCCGAACTGCTCGACGGACTCGGTGTCGACTCCCTCAAGCCGTACGTCGACCTGTTGCACGCCCACCCCGAAGACGCGGCCCTGCGCGAGGTTCTCACCGCGATCCTCACCGCCGACCGGGAGGAGATGGCCCACACGGTCGCCGAGGCCGTAGCCGCCTGCACCCGCCTAGGCGGCGACTACGCCCCCTACGCCTACCTCGCCCACCACCACCCGGGCGACCCCGGTGTCATCGCGGCGATGCTGCTCAACCTCGTCCGCCTCCAGCCAGGCGAGGCGCTCTTCCTCGGCGCGGGCATCCCACACGCCTACCTCAGCGGTCTCGGTGTGGAGATCATGGCCAACTCCGACAACGTGTTGCGCTGCGGACTGACCCCGAAGCACATCGACGTCCCCGAACTCCTGCGCGTCGTCCGCTTCGAAGCGGACGACGCGGCCGTGCTGCGCCCTGAGGCCTCCCCGGAGGGCGAGGAGGTCTACGACACACCGATCGACGAGTTCCGCCTCTCCCGGTGGGTCCTGCCCGAAGGGGGCGCCGCCCATGACGTCACCCGGGACACCCCGCAGATCCTGCTCTGCACGGCCGGTTCCGTCCTGGCGGGTGAACACGAACTGTCTCCTGGCCAGTCGGTGTTCGTCCCGGCGGGAGAGCGGGCGGAAGTCTCGGGTGCGGGCACCGTCTTCCGGGCCACTGTGATCGTATGA
- a CDS encoding SIS domain-containing protein has protein sequence MLDESLLDTPEGLAEADRRGLLRGAAEAGARVRTAARHAVEAGIGDLKPDGRPRAVLIAGPGAAATHTADLLGTLAGAGSPMVRLAPSGVAPAAGALRWELPGWTGSVDLLLIATPDGSEPSLSLLADQAYRRGCTVVAVAPAHTPLAEAVAGAHGLFVPMATSPYDQEEPLAASSPGVFWALLTPLLALLDRIGLLGARPDALEKIADRLDHVAERCGPAIATYSNPAKTLAAELADALPVVWTEGPSAGPAGRRFAAALAELAGRPSLVAELPEALAEHSALLAGPLAASADPEDFFRDRVEEPPALHARVVLLRDRPIGGLTAAPAARDLALSHDTPISELEPEEGGELESLAELIAITDFAAVYLALASRA, from the coding sequence ATGCTGGACGAATCGCTGCTCGACACCCCGGAGGGCCTCGCCGAGGCCGACCGCCGAGGCCTGCTGCGTGGCGCGGCGGAAGCCGGTGCCCGCGTCCGTACCGCCGCCCGGCACGCCGTCGAGGCCGGTATCGGCGACCTCAAGCCCGACGGCCGCCCCCGCGCCGTCCTGATCGCGGGCCCGGGTGCCGCCGCCACCCACACCGCCGATCTCCTCGGCACGCTGGCCGGTGCCGGCAGCCCGATGGTCCGCCTCGCCCCCAGCGGTGTCGCCCCGGCCGCGGGCGCCCTGCGCTGGGAACTGCCCGGCTGGACGGGTTCCGTGGACCTGCTGCTGATCGCTACGCCGGATGGCAGCGAACCCAGTCTCTCCCTCCTCGCCGACCAGGCCTACCGCCGCGGCTGCACGGTCGTCGCCGTGGCCCCCGCACACACCCCGCTCGCCGAGGCGGTCGCCGGTGCGCACGGCCTGTTCGTACCGATGGCGACTTCACCGTACGACCAGGAGGAACCGCTCGCCGCATCCTCCCCAGGCGTGTTCTGGGCGCTGCTGACCCCGCTGCTGGCCCTGTTGGACCGCATCGGCCTGCTAGGCGCCCGGCCAGACGCGCTGGAGAAGATCGCCGACCGCCTGGACCACGTCGCCGAGCGCTGCGGGCCCGCCATCGCGACTTACAGCAACCCCGCCAAGACCCTCGCCGCCGAACTCGCCGACGCACTTCCCGTGGTGTGGACGGAGGGCCCTTCCGCTGGCCCGGCGGGCCGCCGGTTCGCCGCAGCCCTCGCCGAACTCGCCGGCCGGCCCTCCCTCGTCGCCGAACTCCCCGAGGCCCTGGCCGAGCACAGTGCCCTGCTGGCCGGTCCGCTGGCCGCCAGCGCTGACCCGGAGGACTTCTTCCGCGACCGCGTGGAGGAGCCGCCCGCGTTGCACGCGCGCGTGGTGCTGCTCCGCGACCGTCCGATCGGTGGCCTCACCGCCGCCCCCGCCGCCCGTGATCTGGCCCTGAGCCACGACACCCCGATCAGCGAACTCGAACCCGAGGAAGGCGGCGAACTGGAGAGCCTCGCGGAACTGATCGCCATCACGGATTTCGCCGCCGTTTACCTGGCGCTCGCTTCCAGGGCCTGA
- a CDS encoding DUF3499 domain-containing protein, with amino-acid sequence MESRRGPLKSAVPSNVVSPVRRCSRTACGRPAVATLTYVYADSTAVLGPLATYAEPHCYDLCAEHSERLTAPRGWEVVRLLDGSAPARPSGDDLEALANAVREAARPQERAAEAGGGARTADPMEGARRGHLRVLRSPDN; translated from the coding sequence GTGGAGAGTCGTCGCGGCCCGCTCAAGAGTGCGGTACCGTCCAACGTCGTGAGCCCTGTACGTCGCTGTTCGCGCACCGCCTGCGGCCGACCCGCCGTCGCGACGCTGACGTACGTCTACGCCGACTCGACCGCAGTCCTCGGCCCCCTCGCCACCTACGCCGAACCCCACTGCTACGACCTGTGTGCCGAGCACTCCGAGCGCCTCACCGCGCCGCGCGGCTGGGAAGTCGTGCGCCTCCTCGACGGTTCCGCTCCCGCGCGGCCCAGCGGGGACGATCTGGAAGCGCTTGCCAACGCGGTGCGCGAGGCGGCCCGCCCCCAGGAGCGGGCGGCCGAGGCGGGCGGCGGGGCCCGCACGGCGGACCCGATGGAGGGCGCCCGCCGCGGCCATCTGCGGGTCCTGCGCTCCCCGGACAACTGA